In Oceaniferula flava, one genomic interval encodes:
- a CDS encoding LysM peptidoglycan-binding domain-containing protein produces the protein MKTIALISTMIALPAASLLAQGQSELEALRSRVSSTERRIDLLERELRSLRSGTTGERAVAPEKAAPAAKSGEYIVVKGDILSRIAKRHNTSVATLKKANNLRSDNISIGQKLRIPGATTSHAPRPQNHQAIASKAPAASGKHVVQRGETFYSIARKHKVSTQSLIAANPKVSPTSLRVGQQLKIDGNAKAAPSRQAVASHKSAPKAKSSKPAPSRKPASTPVSSKAPEPAIRTITVHDQMTYGQFASKYGASTTQLNALNGLSLSKSTMLAKGSELYVPKN, from the coding sequence CTTCCCTTTTGGCCCAAGGACAGAGTGAACTCGAAGCTCTGCGTTCCAGAGTCAGCTCCACCGAGCGTCGAATCGATCTTCTTGAGCGCGAGCTCAGATCTTTGCGATCCGGCACGACCGGTGAACGTGCCGTCGCTCCTGAAAAGGCCGCTCCCGCGGCCAAGTCGGGCGAATACATCGTGGTTAAAGGTGATATCCTCAGCCGCATCGCCAAGCGTCACAACACCAGTGTGGCCACGCTGAAAAAAGCCAACAATCTCCGCTCGGACAACATCAGCATCGGGCAAAAACTGCGCATCCCCGGCGCTACGACGAGTCACGCCCCCCGTCCACAAAATCACCAAGCCATTGCCAGCAAGGCTCCTGCAGCTTCCGGCAAACACGTGGTGCAACGTGGTGAGACCTTCTATTCCATTGCTCGCAAGCACAAGGTGAGCACTCAGTCGCTGATCGCTGCCAACCCCAAGGTGAGCCCGACCAGCCTGCGTGTGGGCCAGCAGCTGAAAATCGACGGCAATGCCAAAGCTGCGCCGAGCCGTCAGGCGGTAGCCAGTCACAAGTCGGCTCCCAAAGCCAAGTCGTCCAAGCCAGCTCCATCAAGAAAGCCAGCCAGCACACCCGTGAGCTCCAAGGCACCTGAGCCAGCGATCCGCACCATCACGGTGCACGATCAGATGACTTACGGTCAGTTCGCCAGCAAATACGGTGCCAGCACCACACAGCTGAATGCCCTGAACGGCCTGAGCCTGAGCAAGAGCACCATGCTCGCCAAAGGATCCGAACTCTACGTGCCGAAAAACTAG
- a CDS encoding BlaI/MecI/CopY family transcriptional regulator: protein MAARPDLSQLSMRERQAMFLIHEVGEMSVQQLQERLDPPATEAGARRLMGILYKKGVVRMHKDGRKKIYSPVESSLDTGIKALRDVLSSFFKGSPSLGISKLLDTDASKYSDKELDAIEDALTEIRKRNKD, encoded by the coding sequence ATGGCGGCCCGACCAGATTTGTCCCAATTATCCATGCGGGAGCGACAAGCTATGTTTCTCATCCATGAGGTGGGAGAGATGAGTGTGCAGCAACTACAGGAGCGGCTCGATCCACCTGCAACTGAGGCTGGTGCACGACGTTTGATGGGGATCCTGTATAAAAAGGGCGTGGTGAGAATGCATAAGGATGGTCGGAAAAAAATCTACAGCCCTGTGGAGTCGAGTCTGGATACGGGTATCAAGGCCTTGCGTGACGTGCTGAGCAGCTTTTTTAAAGGTTCGCCATCACTAGGCATCTCCAAGCTATTGGATACCGACGCGTCAAAGTATTCCGATAAAGAGCTGGATGCGATTGAGGATGCTCTGACGGAGATCAGGAAGCGCAATAAGGATTGA
- a CDS encoding M56 family metallopeptidase, with protein sequence MEPIYSWLVQAALGIIIPALLVLGVLVVSKGNSASARSAILWGAALLLIVAPLLRSSFPVFHWTIPALDGLHAFSEENEVLNEALQKDAAFRKLEAPPAVATNEQEDVGLPIGVIVVFWIWLGGVLVSIGRHLWLYFKSLQILTAARIPEGEGGLQAINLSAEKLNITPAPVVLVSEKCHAPFAGGLIRPVVVIPERLLSGSREALEMVLVHEFAHLRRRDVVRQLPMIWLQVVFWFHPLIWFLSRRGYVETEKACDDAVILAGYSAVDYSELLVAMSPGRDRFLQERLLALTSVDRWRTPLGARLRWLVVGGTFTVLLFTALIQLTPWPEDQPIIPVRVDGLVAHWKFERGRGTIVADWSGHECHGRIQGAKWDSDPDKGEVLRFDGRDDYVLFRAPGMDFSRDDFTVSLWLKLDADSDGGGLIMKGDRNGVWNGGSQRFAGKYVKYGEQALLLSGNEGIPLHPSPGYFPSFASYGNAFVQASEAVPTGEWVNLTFFCRHDTLADGERGPKAWFRVYLNGEKVSDYRGVNGGTNHIHMKSLDWVTDVWYVGVGEAYVVKDNHFEGLLHQLSVFNRALTAKEIKAFYAHGVESLKTGN encoded by the coding sequence ATGGAACCTATCTATTCATGGCTCGTCCAAGCAGCTCTCGGTATTATTATTCCGGCTCTGCTCGTTCTTGGTGTTCTGGTCGTCAGTAAGGGGAACTCAGCGTCGGCACGCAGTGCGATTTTATGGGGCGCGGCTCTTTTGTTAATAGTCGCGCCTTTATTGCGATCATCATTTCCTGTGTTTCATTGGACGATTCCAGCCTTGGATGGTTTGCATGCGTTTTCGGAAGAAAACGAAGTGCTGAATGAAGCGCTTCAGAAGGACGCCGCATTCCGAAAGCTAGAGGCTCCTCCAGCTGTAGCCACGAATGAGCAGGAGGATGTTGGCCTTCCCATTGGGGTGATTGTTGTTTTCTGGATCTGGTTGGGTGGGGTGTTGGTTTCTATAGGTAGGCATCTCTGGCTCTACTTCAAGAGTCTTCAGATCCTCACGGCAGCTCGAATACCTGAGGGGGAGGGGGGACTGCAAGCGATCAACCTATCAGCAGAAAAGCTCAATATCACCCCGGCTCCTGTGGTGCTTGTCAGTGAAAAATGCCACGCTCCCTTCGCTGGTGGATTGATACGACCTGTTGTTGTTATCCCTGAACGCTTGTTGAGTGGGAGTCGAGAGGCTCTAGAGATGGTGCTCGTGCATGAGTTTGCCCATCTGAGGCGGCGTGATGTCGTCCGGCAATTACCGATGATATGGCTTCAGGTGGTATTTTGGTTTCACCCCTTGATCTGGTTTTTATCCAGGCGAGGTTATGTTGAGACTGAAAAAGCGTGTGATGATGCTGTGATCCTGGCCGGGTATTCGGCGGTCGATTACTCGGAGCTTCTCGTGGCCATGAGTCCCGGACGTGATCGATTTCTGCAGGAGCGTCTACTTGCTCTGACTTCAGTGGATCGTTGGCGCACACCCTTGGGGGCAAGGCTTCGTTGGCTGGTGGTAGGTGGAACTTTCACCGTGCTGTTGTTTACCGCGTTGATCCAGCTGACGCCTTGGCCCGAGGATCAACCGATCATTCCTGTTCGGGTAGATGGGTTGGTCGCTCACTGGAAATTTGAACGTGGCCGCGGGACAATCGTTGCTGATTGGTCAGGTCATGAATGTCACGGGCGTATTCAGGGGGCAAAGTGGGATAGCGATCCGGATAAGGGCGAGGTGCTGCGTTTTGATGGTCGGGATGATTACGTTTTATTTCGTGCTCCTGGGATGGATTTCAGTCGGGATGATTTTACAGTTTCACTTTGGTTGAAACTCGATGCCGACTCAGACGGAGGTGGGTTGATCATGAAGGGCGATCGAAATGGAGTGTGGAACGGAGGGTCCCAGAGATTTGCAGGCAAGTATGTTAAATATGGCGAACAGGCTCTGCTTCTATCTGGGAACGAAGGCATTCCCTTGCATCCGTCGCCAGGTTATTTTCCTAGCTTTGCAAGTTATGGAAATGCCTTTGTCCAGGCCTCCGAAGCTGTGCCTACGGGGGAATGGGTGAATCTGACCTTTTTCTGTCGTCATGATACACTGGCGGACGGTGAGCGAGGTCCGAAAGCTTGGTTTCGCGTCTACTTGAATGGCGAAAAGGTTTCAGATTACCGGGGGGTGAACGGTGGCACCAATCACATTCATATGAAGAGCTTGGATTGGGTGACTGATGTTTGGTATGTGGGGGTTGGGGAGGCCTATGTGGTGAAAGATAATCATTTCGAGGGCCTCCTGCATCAGCTGTCCGTTTTTAATCGAGCTCTGACCGCCAAGGAGATCAAGGCATTTTATGCCCATGGCGTTGAATCACTCAAGACGGGGAATTGA